A genomic segment from Armatimonadota bacterium encodes:
- a CDS encoding MBL fold metallo-hydrolase: MRRFLPIILVIVALGVLARMIMLDVGSGGDEKRPRLVVHFVDVGPGGCTVIRTPDGRTILIDAGSSERSDHLLSYLSDLEISRIDLLVITSSDEVRAGGLPMLLEEVGVSRVLDAARRPGGSAYQQAIRVMDERRIDRDALDEGRDLGISNCVQFKVLWPAVGATVSGDESVVLRLAYGEISFLLAGDMAAHSEARLLAEYHDLRSTVLRVPNSGDPLSASNEFLQIVRPEYAVVFTEAGAFAETVMDRLIASGSKVFRTDENGDIVFSTDGLRVWTECAQ, encoded by the coding sequence ATGCGGAGATTTCTGCCTATAATCCTGGTAATAGTAGCGTTGGGCGTGCTCGCTCGAATGATCATGCTGGACGTGGGTTCTGGCGGCGATGAGAAGAGGCCGCGACTCGTGGTGCATTTCGTGGACGTTGGTCCTGGCGGGTGCACTGTCATACGAACGCCCGATGGTCGCACCATTCTGATTGATGCGGGGAGTTCGGAGAGGTCGGACCATCTGCTCTCCTATTTGTCGGATCTGGAGATCTCTCGGATAGACCTCTTGGTGATCACGAGTTCGGACGAAGTCCGAGCCGGGGGCCTGCCGATGTTGCTTGAAGAGGTAGGTGTGTCCAGAGTGCTGGACGCGGCGCGTCGTCCCGGCGGGTCTGCGTATCAGCAGGCGATCCGCGTCATGGATGAGCGGCGGATCGACCGCGATGCGCTCGACGAGGGGCGAGATCTCGGGATATCGAACTGCGTCCAGTTCAAGGTGCTCTGGCCAGCGGTGGGAGCGACGGTCTCGGGCGACGAATCGGTGGTGCTTCGTCTGGCATACGGGGAGATTTCGTTCCTGCTGGCCGGCGATATGGCCGCACACTCGGAGGCCCGCCTGCTAGCAGAGTATCATGATCTTCGCAGCACCGTGTTAAGAGTGCCGAACTCCGGCGACCCGCTATCGGCGTCGAATGAGTTTCTGCAGATCGTGAGGCCAGAGTATGCGGTGGTGTTCACGGAAGCGGGCGCGTTTGCCGAAACCGTCATGGATAGGCTGATTGCGTCTGGGTCGAAGGTGTTCCGAACGGATGAGAATGGTGATATCGTGTTTTCGACTGACGGCCTGCGCGTCTGGACGGAGTGTGCGCAATGA
- a CDS encoding DUF3006 domain-containing protein, producing MSTVGVRASVDRFEEDQAVLLLGEHGSESGAWPRSLLPDDAVEGTVLQVTLETDAEESADAAGEIRRLLSDLADSE from the coding sequence ATGAGTACTGTGGGAGTTCGCGCGTCTGTCGATCGCTTCGAAGAGGATCAGGCGGTTCTGCTTCTGGGCGAACATGGCTCGGAGTCTGGAGCCTGGCCCCGGAGTCTGCTGCCGGACGACGCGGTTGAGGGCACCGTGCTTCAGGTGACTCTGGAAACCGACGCTGAAGAGTCGGCTGACGCTGCTGGGGAGATTCGTCGTCTGCTTAGCGACCTGGCCGATTCCGAATGA